The following nucleotide sequence is from Bradyrhizobium roseum.
CGTTCGCGGCAAACCTGCGCAAGGTGCGCGGGATCTATCGCGAGGCGCGCGATATGCTGGCGTCGACGCTGTCGGCAGTCTCGGACGGGCGGTTATCGGTGCCGGTGCCATCGCAGGGCCTGCATCTGGTCGCACGGTTCGATCCCGCGACCGATCCACACGTCGCCGCCGCGGCGAAGGCCGAGGCCGGCGTCGGCGGCTGGCTGCTGGCTGAAACCTATTTTCGCGCCCGCCCGCTGCCGGGCTTCGTGCTTGGATTCGCCGGCCACCCGATGCCGCACCTGATCGCATCCGCCGAACGGCTGGCGAAATCATCGCTGGCCGCCTTGCGGACGCGCCGCAAGGCGAAGGGCGCGCCAAGATGAACCAAGCCAGTCAGCGCATCACGAACGGATTGGCCGGAACGTCCTTGGCGGTCGAAATCCATACGCTCTTGGTTTCCAGATATTCGCGCACCGCATCGATGCCGCTCTCGCGTCCGAGCCCGGAATGCTTCATGCCGCCGAACGGCATCATGTAGCTGATGGCGCGGTAGGTGTTGACCCACACTGTTCCGGCCCGCAGCAGTTTCGGCACCCGCACGGCGCGTCCGAGATCCCTGGTCCAGATCCCGGCGGCTAGACCGTAGATGGTGTCGTTGGCGATGCGGACGGCATCCTCCTCGGTATCGAAGCCGATGATGGAGAGCACCGGGCCGAACACTTCCTCGCGCGCGATCCGCATCGAATTGTCGACGTCGGTGAAGATGGTCGGCTCGACGAACTGGCCGCCCTTGATGCCGGCGCCGGAAGCCGGCTTGCCGCCGAGCAGGCAGCGCGCGCCTTCCGCCTTCGCGATGTCGATGTAGTCGAGAATCTTCTTGTACTGCGCCGGCGTGGTGACCGGCCCGATATTGGTGTCCGGTTGCATGGGATCGCCGATCTTGGCGGATTTTCCGAGTTCCAGCAGGCGCTCGACGAATTTGTCCTTGATCGAGTTCTGCACCAGCAGCCGCGATCCGGCGATACAGGTCTGGCCGGTCGCCGCGAAGATGCCCGAGATGACGCCTGAGGCGGCGGCGGAAAGATCGGCATCCTCGAAGACGATGTTGGGCGATTTGCCGCCGAGCTCCAGCGACACCCGCTTCAGGCTGCGCGCCGCGGTCTCGTAGACCTTTGCACCCGTCGTATCCGATCCGGTGAACGTGATTTTTGCGACGCCGGGGTGAGAGACCAGTTCGGTTCCGATCTCGGGGCCGAAGCCGGTCACCACGTTGAACATGCCATCGGGAATCCCGGCCTCC
It contains:
- a CDS encoding aldehyde dehydrogenase is translated as MKTYQLYINGAYVDPANNEWFESIDPYRGEAWAKIPRGSKADADKAVKAANEAMWRGPWSKMTASARGKVMRKLGDLVAANAERLAEIEVRDNGKLMAEMLGQLRYHPEWWWYYAGLVDKLEGGLVPIDKPDTFAYTTHEPVGVVAALTAWNSPLLFVAWKCAAALAAGCAVIVKPSEFTSASTLEFAALTKEAGIPDGMFNVVTGFGPEIGTELVSHPGVAKITFTGSDTTGAKVYETAARSLKRVSLELGGKSPNIVFEDADLSAAASGVISGIFAATGQTCIAGSRLLVQNSIKDKFVERLLELGKSAKIGDPMQPDTNIGPVTTPAQYKKILDYIDIAKAEGARCLLGGKPASGAGIKGGQFVEPTIFTDVDNSMRIAREEVFGPVLSIIGFDTEEDAVRIANDTIYGLAAGIWTRDLGRAVRVPKLLRAGTVWVNTYRAISYMMPFGGMKHSGLGRESGIDAVREYLETKSVWISTAKDVPANPFVMR